The nucleotide window TGATAAAGCTGTTACCCACCGAGAATCGACTGATCACCAATTGTAGTGCCATCAACAGTCCCATTGTTACCACGCTCAACGTGTCCAGCTTGGGAAGCCGGGTATTTGCCATCGTCTTCAATTCAGACATCTCCTAGGGGAGTTGCCACATCGCTGCGGCCAATGCGGAAATAAGATCGCGGGACACATCCCTTCGTCTGGTGTTCACATTGCGTTCCACCAGCACTTGACGCCTTATTTCCTACTCCGTAAATTTTAATTACAGGAGATAGCATACCATATCCACACACAGGATGCACGACTTATGCGCGATCGAAATCTTTCATCCACGCCAAGGCCAACGCCTTTTCACCCAAATGGGCTCCGATAACGGGTCCGAAGTAGGACTGTTCTACCGGGATTTCTGGGTATTGGGCGGCAATTTTATCCGCCCAGGCTTGACCGCCCTCGGGATCGTTTGCATTAATAACTAACGCCCGCAAAGGATAGTCGACCTGCGCCTGAGCCTCAACGAAAAGGCTTTCCACTCGCGCCAACGCCTTCTTACGCGAGCGAACTTTCTCAAAGGCCACGATTTCGTGGGTGTCGTCATCAAATGTCAGTAACGGTTTGATGCGTAAAACACTCCCAATAAAACCGGAGGCGTTCGACAACCGACCACCCCGCACCAGATTCTGCAAATCATCCACAACAAAGTATTCCCCAATGGTGGCTCGCAGCGCGTCTAAGCGCGCAATGATCTCTTCAGGCTCTGCACCCTTGTCAGCCATGCGAGAGGCCTCAATGGCCAAATACCCCATTAATTTAACGGTAATCTGTGAATCGTACGGGATCACCTTGATATTTTCAATGGTGGGCGCAATGTTTTTAAGCTGATTCACGAAGCCGGAAATGGTGCTGGCCAAGTGAATGCTGATAACGGCGTCGTATCCTTCGTCTGCCAATTGGTTGTAGAGATTGATCATCTCACCCAACGGCGGCTGGGACGTACTGGGGAACGACTTGGAATTTCTTAAACGATCGT belongs to Levilactobacillus yonginensis and includes:
- a CDS encoding DegV family protein, yielding MKIAVVTDSTSYLSAEEVERYHIHVVPIPVIIDGRSYDEDVDITTSEFYDRLRNSKSFPSTSQPPLGEMINLYNQLADEGYDAVISIHLASTISGFVNQLKNIAPTIENIKVIPYDSQITVKLMGYLAIEASRMADKGAEPEEIIARLDALRATIGEYFVVDDLQNLVRGGRLSNASGFIGSVLRIKPLLTFDDDTHEIVAFEKVRSRKKALARVESLFVEAQAQVDYPLRALVINANDPEGGQAWADKIAAQYPEIPVEQSYFGPVIGAHLGEKALALAWMKDFDRA